The following proteins are encoded in a genomic region of Spirosoma sp. SC4-14:
- a CDS encoding NUDIX domain-containing protein → MTFTEQLLAHFKKVSDECVLGLSLDCVIFGFYDTHLKVLLLRWKNTNEWCLPGGFIYKNESVDVAANRVLRERTGLDQLFLQQFRLFGDAVRYDREDTWRRQKMAIPFGSGSWPERTISMGYYALVDQTKVMPSADFMSDECCWWDVSDLPSLLYDHKHIIEVALRTLRLQLNWQPIGLNLLPEKFTIPELQRLYEAVLGRLLDARNFHKKIMSLHILTRLDERRTGKAHKSPYLYQFNPENYQKALVNGDLSFV, encoded by the coding sequence ATGACTTTTACCGAACAATTGCTTGCCCATTTTAAAAAAGTATCAGACGAATGCGTGCTCGGGCTGTCGCTCGACTGTGTGATATTCGGTTTTTATGACACCCATCTGAAAGTCTTACTGTTACGATGGAAAAATACCAATGAATGGTGTTTGCCGGGTGGGTTTATTTATAAAAATGAATCAGTCGATGTGGCCGCCAATCGGGTATTGCGCGAGCGAACCGGATTGGATCAATTATTTCTGCAACAGTTTCGTTTGTTTGGCGATGCGGTGCGATATGATCGGGAAGATACATGGCGTCGCCAGAAAATGGCCATTCCATTCGGCAGTGGTTCGTGGCCCGAACGAACCATTTCGATGGGATATTATGCATTGGTTGATCAGACAAAGGTGATGCCCTCCGCCGATTTTATGTCCGATGAGTGCTGCTGGTGGGATGTCTCGGATCTACCATCGTTGTTATACGACCACAAGCACATTATCGAAGTGGCGCTGCGAACCCTTCGCTTACAACTAAACTGGCAACCCATTGGCCTGAATCTGTTGCCCGAAAAGTTTACCATTCCTGAACTCCAGCGACTCTATGAAGCCGTGTTGGGCCGTTTGCTGGATGCGCGCAACTTCCACAAAAAAATTATGAGTCTGCATATTCTGACCCGGCTCGACGAGCGCCGAACAGGCAAAGCGCATAAGTCGCCCTATTTGTACCAGTTTAACCCGGAAAACTACCAAAAGGCGCTGGTGAATGGCGATCTTAGCTTTGTATGA